One window of Quercus robur chromosome 5, dhQueRobu3.1, whole genome shotgun sequence genomic DNA carries:
- the LOC126725725 gene encoding signal recognition particle 54 kDa protein 2 translates to MVLAQLGGSISRALQQMSNATIIDEKVLNECLNEITRALLQSDVQFKLVRDMQSNIKKIVNLDDLAAGHNKRKIIQQAIFNELCKMLDPGKPSFTPKKGKTSVVMFVGLQGSGKTTTCTKYAYYHQKKGWRPALVCADTFRAGAFDQLKQNATKAKIPFYGSYTESDPVKIAVEGVETFKKENCDLIIVDTSGRHKQEAALFEEMRQVSEATRPDLVIFVMDSSIGQAAFDQAQAFKQSVSVGAVIVTKMDGHAKGGGALSAVAATKSPVIFIGTGEHMDEFEVFDVKPFVSRLLGMGDWSGFMDKIHEVVPMDQQPELLQKLSEGNFTLRIMYEQFQNILKMGPINQVFSMLPGFSAELMPKGREKESSAKIKRYMTMMDSMTNEELDSTNPKLMNESRMMRIARGSGRQVREVMEMLEEYKRLAKIWSKMKGLKIPKKGEMSALSRNMNAQHMSKVLPPQMLKQIGGMGGLQNLMKQMGSTKDMMGMFGGGDK, encoded by the exons ATGGTGTTGGCTCAGTTAGGAGGGAGCATATCGCGTGCTCTTCAGCAGATGAGCAATGCGACCATCATCGACGAGAAGGTCTTGAACGAATGCTTGAACGAGATCACTCGCGCTCTTCTTCAATCCGATGTCCAATTCAAGCTCGTCCGCGACATGCAGAGCAACATCAAGAAGATCGTCAACCTCGACGACCTCGCCGCCGGTCACAACAAGCGCAAGATCATCCAGCAA GCTATATTTAATGAACTCTGCAAAATGCTGGATCCTGGGAAGCCTTCTTTCACTCCAAAGAAAGGGAAAACAAGTGTTGTTATGTTTGTAGGTTTACAAG GGTCGGGAAAAACCACAACATGTACAAAATATGCATACTATCATCAGAAAAAGGGCTGGAGGCCTGCCCTTGTGTGTGCAGATACATTCAGAGCTGGTGCTTTTGATCAGCTGAAGCAGAATGCCACTAAAGCTAAGATTCCATTTTACGGAAG CTATACAGAATCAGATCCTGTAAAAATTGCAGTGGAAGGTGTGGAAACattcaagaaagaaaattgtGATCTGATAATTGTTGACACCAGTGGGCGTCACAAACAAGAAGCTGCTCTTTTTGAAGAAATGCGTCAAGTTTCAGAAGCAACG AGACCAGATCTTGTTATCTTTGTTATGGATAGCAGCATTGGTCAGGCTGCATTTGACCAAGCTCAAGCTTTCAAGCAAAGTGTTTCAGTTGGAGCTGTAATTGTTACCAAAATGGATGGGCATGCAAAGGGAGGTGGTGCTCTTAGCGC TGTTGCAGCAACAAAGAGTCCTGTTATATTTATTGGAACTGGAGAGCATATGGATGAGTTTGAAGTTTTTGATGTTAAACCATTTGTCAGCCGTCTCTTAG GCATGGGTGATTGGTCTGGATTTATGGACAAAATTCATGAAGTTGTTCCTATGGATCAGCAGCCTGAGCTTCTGCAAAAGCTTTCAGAAGGGAACTTTACATTGAGGATTATGTACGAGCAATTTCAGAATATACTTAAAATGGGTCCAATTAACCAG GTTTTCTCAATGCTTCCTGGATTTAGTGCTGAGTTAATGCCAAAAGGCCGTGAAAAGGAAAGTTCAGCAAAGATCAAGCGGTACATGACCATGATGGACTCAATGACAAATGAAG AGTTGGATAGTACAAATCCAAAGCTCATGAATGAATCTCGTATGATGCGGATAGCACGAGGTTCTGGTCGTCAAGTTAGAGAAGTAATGGAGATGTTGGAAGAGTACAAGCGTCTTGCCAAGATATGGAGCAAAATGAAAGGGCTGAAGATTCCTAAGAAGGGTGAAATGAGTGCCTTATCACGAAATATGAATGCACAGCACATGAGCAAAGTCCTCCCCCCCCAGATGCTGAAACAGATTGGTGGCATGGGAGGCTTACAAAACTTGATGAAGCAAATGGGATCTACAAAAGATATGATGGGAATGTTTGGAGGTGGAGACAAGTAG